A genomic stretch from Kribbella amoyensis includes:
- a CDS encoding ATP-dependent Clp protease ATP-binding subunit encodes MFERFTDRARRVVVLAQEEARMLSHNYIGTEHILLGLIHEGEGVAAKALESLGISLEAVRSQVEEIIGQGQQAPSGHIPFTPRAKKVLELSLREALQLGHNYIGTEHILLGLIREGEGVAAQVLVKLGADLNKVRQQVIQLLSGYQGKETATAGAGATEGAPSSSLVLDQFGRNLTQAARESKLDPVIGREKEIERVMQVLSRRTKNNPVLIGEPGVGKTAIVEGLAQAIVRGDVPETLKDKQIYTLDLGALVAGSRYRGDFEERLKKVLKEIRTRGDIVLFIDEIHTLVGAGAAEGAIDAASILKPMLARGELQTIGATTLDEYRKYVEKDAALERRFQPIQVAEPSIAHTIEILKGLRDRYEAHHRVTITDPALVASAQMADRYISDRFLPDKAIDLIDEAGSRLRIRRMTAPPDLREFDEKIANVRREKESAIDAQDFERAAGLRDDEKKLINAKAEREKQWKAGDMDVVAEVDEELIAEVLSTATGIPVFKLTEEESSRLLKMEEELAKRYIGQTDAVKALSRSIRRTRAGLKDPRRPSGSFIFAGPSGVGKTELSKALTEFLFGDESALISLDMSEYSEKHTASRLFGSPPGYVGYEEGGQLTEKVRRKPFSVVLFDEVEKAHPDIFNSLLQILDEGRLTDAQGRVVDFKNTVIIMTTNLGTRDIAKAVSLGFSQVNDASGSYEKMKAKVTEELKQHFRPEFLNRVDEIVVFHQHGMDEIVKIVDLMVNQVEERLKDKDMGIELTSAAKELVAKRGFDPVLGARPLRRALQRDVEDVLAEKILFGELRPGQIVLVDVAPEGTTSADGVPEYFTFTGTEKASPDLELTEIAGGGTGTGVQDS; translated from the coding sequence ATGTTTGAACGATTTACGGACCGCGCCCGTCGCGTTGTCGTCCTGGCCCAGGAAGAGGCCAGGATGCTCAGCCACAACTACATCGGGACCGAGCACATTCTGCTCGGCCTGATCCACGAGGGTGAGGGTGTCGCCGCCAAGGCTCTCGAGAGCCTGGGTATCTCGCTCGAGGCCGTCCGTTCCCAGGTCGAGGAGATCATCGGCCAGGGACAGCAGGCTCCGAGCGGGCACATCCCGTTCACCCCTCGCGCCAAGAAGGTGTTGGAGCTCTCCCTGCGTGAGGCCCTCCAGTTGGGCCACAACTACATCGGCACCGAGCACATCCTGCTCGGCCTCATCCGCGAGGGTGAGGGTGTCGCCGCGCAGGTCCTGGTCAAGCTCGGAGCGGACCTCAACAAGGTCCGTCAGCAGGTCATCCAGCTGCTGAGCGGTTACCAGGGCAAGGAGACCGCCACCGCCGGAGCCGGTGCCACCGAGGGGGCGCCCAGCAGCTCGTTGGTGCTCGACCAGTTCGGCCGGAACCTCACCCAGGCCGCCCGCGAGTCCAAGCTCGACCCGGTGATCGGGCGCGAGAAGGAGATCGAGCGGGTCATGCAGGTGCTGTCCCGGCGGACCAAGAACAACCCGGTCCTGATCGGTGAACCGGGCGTCGGCAAGACCGCGATCGTGGAGGGCCTGGCCCAGGCGATCGTGCGGGGCGACGTGCCGGAGACACTGAAGGACAAGCAGATCTACACCCTCGACCTCGGCGCCCTGGTCGCCGGGTCGCGGTACCGCGGTGACTTCGAGGAGCGCCTGAAGAAGGTGCTGAAGGAGATCCGCACCCGCGGTGACATCGTGCTGTTCATCGACGAGATCCACACCCTGGTCGGTGCGGGTGCCGCCGAGGGCGCGATCGACGCCGCCAGCATCCTGAAGCCGATGCTGGCCCGCGGTGAGCTGCAGACCATCGGCGCGACCACCCTCGACGAGTACCGCAAGTACGTCGAGAAGGACGCCGCGCTGGAGCGCCGGTTCCAGCCGATCCAGGTGGCCGAGCCGTCGATCGCGCACACCATCGAGATCCTCAAGGGTCTGCGCGACCGGTACGAGGCACACCACCGGGTGACCATCACCGACCCGGCCCTGGTCGCGTCGGCGCAGATGGCCGACCGGTACATCTCCGACCGGTTCCTGCCGGACAAGGCGATCGACCTGATCGACGAGGCCGGTTCCCGGTTGCGGATCCGCCGGATGACGGCGCCGCCGGACCTGCGCGAGTTCGACGAGAAGATCGCGAACGTGCGCCGGGAGAAGGAGTCGGCGATCGACGCCCAGGACTTCGAGCGGGCGGCCGGACTGCGCGACGACGAGAAGAAGCTCATCAACGCGAAGGCCGAGCGCGAGAAGCAGTGGAAGGCCGGCGACATGGACGTCGTCGCCGAGGTCGACGAGGAACTGATCGCGGAGGTGCTCAGCACCGCGACCGGGATCCCGGTCTTCAAGCTGACCGAGGAGGAGTCCTCGCGGCTGCTGAAGATGGAGGAGGAGCTGGCCAAGCGGTACATCGGCCAGACCGACGCCGTGAAGGCGCTGTCCCGGTCGATCCGGCGGACCCGTGCGGGTCTGAAGGACCCGCGCCGGCCGAGCGGCTCGTTCATCTTCGCCGGTCCGTCCGGTGTCGGTAAGACCGAGCTGTCGAAGGCGCTGACCGAGTTCCTGTTCGGCGACGAGAGCGCGCTGATCAGCCTCGACATGTCGGAGTACTCCGAGAAGCACACCGCCTCCCGGCTGTTCGGCTCCCCGCCCGGTTACGTCGGGTACGAAGAGGGTGGCCAGCTGACCGAGAAGGTGCGCCGCAAGCCGTTCAGCGTGGTGCTGTTCGACGAGGTGGAGAAGGCCCACCCGGACATCTTCAACTCGCTGCTGCAGATCCTGGACGAAGGTCGCCTGACCGACGCCCAGGGCCGCGTGGTCGACTTCAAGAACACCGTCATCATCATGACCACGAACCTGGGCACCCGGGACATCGCCAAGGCCGTCAGCCTCGGCTTCTCCCAGGTCAACGACGCCTCCGGTTCGTACGAGAAGATGAAGGCGAAGGTGACGGAGGAGCTCAAGCAGCACTTCCGCCCCGAGTTCCTGAACCGCGTCGACGAGATCGTGGTCTTCCACCAGCACGGCATGGACGAGATCGTCAAGATCGTCGACCTGATGGTGAACCAGGTGGAGGAGCGGCTGAAGGACAAGGACATGGGCATCGAGCTCACGTCCGCGGCCAAGGAACTGGTCGCGAAGCGTGGCTTCGACCCGGTCCTCGGTGCTCGCCCGCTGCGTCGCGCGCTGCAGCGTGACGTGGAGGACGTGCTCGCCGAGAAGATCCTGTTCGGGGAACTGCGCCCCGGCCAGATCGTCCTCGTCGACGTCGCCCCGGAGGGCACGACCAGCGCCGACGGCGTGCCGGAGTACTTCACCTTCACCGGCACCGAGAAGGCCAGCCCGGACCTGGAGCTCACCGAGATCGCCGGCGGCGGTACCGGTACGGGCGTCCAGGACAGCTGA
- a CDS encoding histone-like nucleoid-structuring protein Lsr2, translating into MAQRVQVVLEDDLDGGKADETVSFGLDGTTYEIDLSKKNAAKLRDALSGYVGAARKVSRSRGGAARARGRGRSATDSADIRAWAKENGYEVSERGRISAEVRAAYNEAK; encoded by the coding sequence ATGGCGCAAAGGGTTCAGGTGGTTCTCGAGGACGATCTCGACGGCGGTAAGGCCGACGAGACCGTCAGCTTCGGGTTGGACGGCACGACGTACGAGATCGACCTGTCCAAGAAGAATGCCGCCAAGCTGCGCGACGCCCTCTCCGGGTATGTCGGTGCGGCACGCAAGGTCTCCCGGAGCCGTGGTGGCGCCGCCCGGGCGCGGGGCCGGGGCCGGTCGGCGACCGACTCCGCCGACATCCGCGCGTGGGCCAAGGAGAACGGGTACGAGGTGAGTGAGCGGGGCCGGATCTCCGCCGAGGTGCGCGCGGCGTACAACGAAGCCAAGTAG
- the lysS gene encoding lysine--tRNA ligase yields MTDSREHPVTPDSGQDDLPEQLRVRREKRDRLLAEGVQPYPISVPRTHLLKDLRDTYDAQELAPDTRTGEQVAVAGRVIFLRNTGKLCFVRLREGDGTELQVMLSLADLGEEELARFKALVDIGDLLSVQGEVITSRRGELSVQATAWQMAAKTLRPLPNEHNPLSEEARVRMRYVDLIVRPEARDMVRTKAAVLKSLRQTFDDQGFVEVETPTLQLTNGGAAARPFRTHLNAFDQQMLLRIALELDLKRAMIGGVDRVYEIGRTFRNEGLDSTHAAEFSMIEAYQAYGDYDSMKTLLRDLVLNAGEAVGRTTVTGRDGSEIDLTLPWRSVSVFELISEAVGEEVDVTTEAPRLIKLAEQHQVELQPGWNAGEIALELYEKLVEHTLIQPTFVQDYPESVRPLAKPHRETAGLVEAFDLIVNGVELAPAYSELNDPVIQRERLVAQSLLAAAGDPEAMDLDEDFLRAMEFGMPPAGGLGMGLDRLIMLFTGVGIRETILFPLLRPE; encoded by the coding sequence ATGACTGATTCACGTGAGCACCCGGTGACCCCCGACAGCGGGCAGGACGACCTGCCCGAGCAGCTGCGGGTTCGCCGGGAGAAGCGTGACCGGTTGCTGGCCGAGGGGGTGCAGCCCTATCCGATCTCGGTGCCGCGGACGCACCTGCTGAAGGACCTGCGGGACACCTACGACGCCCAGGAGCTCGCGCCGGACACCCGGACCGGGGAGCAGGTCGCGGTCGCCGGCCGGGTGATCTTCCTGCGCAATACCGGCAAGCTCTGCTTCGTCCGGCTGCGCGAGGGTGACGGGACGGAGCTCCAGGTGATGCTGTCGCTCGCCGACCTCGGTGAGGAGGAGCTGGCCCGGTTCAAGGCGCTGGTCGACATCGGCGACCTGCTCTCGGTCCAGGGCGAGGTGATCACCAGCCGTCGCGGTGAGCTGTCCGTGCAGGCGACGGCCTGGCAGATGGCTGCCAAGACGCTCCGCCCGTTGCCGAACGAGCACAACCCGCTGAGCGAGGAGGCCCGCGTCCGGATGCGGTACGTGGACCTCATCGTCCGGCCGGAGGCGCGGGACATGGTCCGGACCAAGGCGGCGGTGCTGAAGTCGCTGCGGCAGACGTTCGACGACCAGGGGTTCGTCGAGGTGGAGACGCCGACCCTGCAGCTGACCAACGGCGGTGCCGCGGCCCGGCCGTTCCGGACCCACCTGAACGCGTTCGACCAGCAGATGCTGCTCCGGATCGCGCTCGAGCTGGACCTCAAGCGGGCGATGATCGGCGGCGTCGACCGGGTCTACGAGATCGGCCGCACGTTCCGGAACGAGGGGCTGGATTCCACCCACGCCGCGGAATTCTCGATGATCGAGGCCTACCAGGCCTACGGCGATTACGACTCGATGAAGACTTTGCTGCGCGATCTGGTCCTCAATGCGGGCGAGGCGGTCGGTCGCACCACCGTCACCGGCCGCGACGGTTCGGAGATCGACCTGACCCTGCCGTGGCGTTCGGTGAGCGTTTTCGAGCTGATCTCCGAGGCGGTCGGTGAGGAGGTCGACGTGACCACCGAGGCGCCCCGGCTGATCAAGCTGGCCGAACAGCACCAGGTCGAGCTGCAGCCGGGCTGGAATGCCGGCGAGATCGCGCTGGAACTGTACGAGAAGCTGGTCGAGCACACCCTGATCCAGCCCACCTTCGTGCAGGACTACCCCGAATCCGTCCGGCCGCTGGCCAAGCCGCATCGTGAGACGGCCGGCCTGGTCGAGGCGTTCGACCTGATCGTCAACGGGGTCGAGCTGGCACCGGCGTACTCGGAGCTGAACGACCCGGTGATCCAGCGTGAACGCCTGGTGGCACAGTCGTTGCTGGCCGCGGCCGGGGACCCGGAGGCGATGGACCTGGACGAGGACTTCCTCCGCGCGATGGAGTTCGGGATGCCGCCGGCCGGTGGTCTCGGGATGGGCCTGGACCGGTTGATCATGCTGTTCACCGGGGTCGGGATCCGGGAGACGATTCTGTTCCCGCTGCTGCGTCCGGAGTGA
- a CDS encoding MFS transporter: protein MKQPLQSSLWSSPDLRLVLPARALSYAGDSIALIALMLRVSDTGGPAATTALLLAFALPTVAMIPFAGKLVDSHDSRTVLVSASLLQAAAGVCLALVDGLAATLALVCVLQVGQAVAGPAWAALIPRIVGEELVGRATGVSQALTGVAMLAGSAAGGVLVAWKGETGALLVDAGTFAMLAVVACLVKTRRRPVPSSGEVERGGLSVGLRTLFADDLLKILVPALWVFILVGEALNVVEVFLIRDELGLGPDGYGAVLAAQGAGAVVGAWSCGRLTSDPGRARAVLLGTGSLGLAAVVMGVAPGVVLLVLGAVVMGAGGGLLNAATSTLVVTRSPEAVRGRVIAALTGTARASSLLALLLGGAVGSLLGPRLTFVAGGAAGAVTAMVAGVLVWCGQAALTKSVPREPLPREVRAESGSARG from the coding sequence GTGAAGCAACCACTTCAGAGTTCGCTCTGGTCCAGCCCCGACCTGCGGCTGGTCCTGCCGGCCCGGGCGCTCTCGTACGCCGGTGACTCGATCGCCCTGATCGCGCTGATGCTGCGTGTCTCCGACACCGGCGGACCGGCCGCGACCACCGCGCTGTTGCTGGCGTTCGCGCTGCCGACCGTCGCGATGATCCCGTTCGCCGGGAAGCTGGTGGACAGTCACGACTCCCGGACCGTGCTGGTGTCGGCATCCCTGCTCCAGGCCGCGGCCGGGGTCTGCCTGGCCTTGGTGGATGGCCTGGCCGCGACGCTCGCCCTGGTCTGCGTACTGCAGGTAGGCCAGGCGGTGGCGGGTCCGGCCTGGGCCGCGTTGATCCCGCGGATCGTGGGCGAGGAGCTGGTCGGCCGGGCCACGGGGGTGAGTCAGGCGCTGACCGGGGTGGCGATGCTGGCCGGCTCGGCGGCCGGTGGCGTCCTGGTGGCGTGGAAGGGCGAGACGGGTGCGTTGCTCGTGGACGCCGGCACGTTCGCGATGCTGGCCGTGGTGGCGTGCTTGGTGAAGACGCGGCGCCGGCCGGTGCCGTCCTCGGGTGAGGTCGAGCGGGGTGGGCTGTCGGTGGGACTGCGGACGCTGTTCGCCGACGACCTGCTGAAGATCCTGGTCCCGGCGCTGTGGGTGTTCATCCTGGTCGGGGAGGCGCTGAACGTGGTCGAGGTCTTCCTGATCCGGGACGAGCTCGGCCTGGGACCCGACGGATATGGGGCCGTGCTCGCCGCGCAAGGAGCCGGCGCGGTGGTGGGCGCGTGGTCGTGCGGGCGGCTGACCTCGGATCCCGGCCGCGCCCGCGCGGTACTGCTCGGCACCGGGTCGCTGGGACTGGCGGCCGTGGTGATGGGGGTCGCGCCCGGTGTGGTGCTCCTGGTCCTCGGCGCGGTCGTGATGGGAGCGGGCGGCGGACTACTCAACGCGGCGACGAGCACCCTGGTGGTGACGAGGTCCCCGGAGGCTGTCCGAGGTCGCGTGATCGCGGCGCTGACGGGGACGGCGCGAGCCAGCAGTCTGCTCGCGCTGCTCCTTGGAGGCGCGGTCGGCAGCCTGCTGGGACCCCGGCTCACCTTCGTGGCCGGCGGCGCGGCCGGAGCTGTGACGGCGATGGTGGCGGGCGTGCTGGTGTGGTGCGGTCAGGCAGCACTCACCAAGTCGGTCCCGAGGGAGCCGCTCCCGCGTGAAGTGAGGGCCGAATCGGGCTCGGCGCGAGGTTGA
- a CDS encoding ArsR/SmtB family transcription factor, translating into MAKKKRVVLTDPRAIRALAHPARQRIIDELYNGRVLTATDCAELAGLTPSATSYHLRALEKWGIVERSDASADGRERPWRAPATSLEIASEPSTSGRLASQAIMRTAVDRLLEQFSELPPTDEWEGLSMMRRSRLWLTQEEAEQFSQELTAVVEKYRKGRTAASHPAGTRDVSTLLAVVPLGKPPAAG; encoded by the coding sequence GTGGCGAAGAAGAAGCGGGTGGTGCTGACCGATCCGCGGGCGATCCGGGCGCTCGCGCATCCGGCCCGGCAGCGGATCATCGACGAGCTCTACAACGGCCGGGTGCTGACCGCGACCGACTGCGCCGAGCTGGCCGGGCTGACGCCGTCGGCGACCAGCTACCACCTGCGGGCGCTGGAGAAGTGGGGCATCGTCGAGCGGTCGGACGCCTCGGCCGACGGCCGCGAGCGGCCCTGGCGGGCGCCGGCGACCAGCCTCGAGATCGCCTCCGAGCCGAGTACCAGCGGGCGGCTGGCGAGCCAGGCGATCATGCGGACCGCGGTGGACCGGCTGCTGGAGCAGTTCAGCGAGCTGCCGCCCACCGACGAGTGGGAGGGCCTCAGCATGATGCGCCGGAGCCGGCTGTGGCTGACCCAGGAGGAGGCCGAGCAGTTCAGCCAGGAGCTCACCGCGGTCGTCGAGAAGTACCGCAAGGGCCGGACGGCGGCCAGCCACCCGGCCGGGACGCGGGACGTCTCGACGTTGCTCGCGGTCGTCCCACTGGGGAAGCCGCCGGCCGCCGGCTGA